A window of the Bacteriovorax sp. PP10 genome harbors these coding sequences:
- a CDS encoding DUF3465 domain-containing protein has translation MKALFTGLLLALSLSAFSAQPTVECKDFKGNVVDGSIARLRSVMANHKGEKTQVLVTGTIAQIGKEDNSGLQHQKYNMKVDKDITLQIVSNLEFGRIPLVVGKVTTVCGEFLRVGQGMVHWTHFDPHGPHADGFTIVDGVLYGDKETPL, from the coding sequence ATGAAAGCTCTTTTTACAGGCCTGCTACTTGCCCTGTCTCTGTCTGCATTTTCTGCACAGCCAACTGTTGAGTGTAAAGATTTTAAAGGTAACGTAGTTGATGGAAGCATCGCTCGCTTAAGAAGTGTTATGGCCAATCACAAAGGTGAAAAAACTCAGGTTTTAGTAACTGGGACAATCGCACAAATTGGAAAAGAAGATAACAGTGGTCTTCAACACCAAAAATACAATATGAAAGTTGATAAAGACATCACTCTTCAAATCGTAAGCAACCTTGAATTCGGTCGCATCCCTCTTGTTGTTGGAAAAGTAACAACTGTATGTGGAGAATTCCTAAGAGTTGGACAAGGTATGGTTCACTGGACTCACTTCGATCCACATGGTCCACACGCTGATGGATTCACGATCGTAGACGGTGTTCTTTACGGCGATAAAGAAACTCCACTTTAG